The following are encoded together in the Paludisphaera mucosa genome:
- a CDS encoding efflux RND transporter permease subunit, giving the protein MFAKILHRPALAIVISIIILFLGGLSIKTLPISQFPSVAPPSVVVTVAYPGASANVLVDSVLVILEQAINGVPDMRYMASAATSAGEATIMIIFEPGTDPNVAVLNVQNRIQTVKNRLPPLVEREGIIVMQAMTSMLMYVNIFSTDESHDQNFLYNYAFVNLLPEIKRVRGVGSATILGSRQYAMRVWLNLDRMRAYNVSADDVMKAVGEQSMIGSPGRLGQATGTKSQSVEYVLTWVGRYSEPKQYEDIILKANPDGEILRLKDVAKVDLSASYYNIYSDIDGHPSAAIVLKQLPGTNAAVVIEEVKEKLKEIKEASFPPGMTFEVSYDVSSFLEASIEQVLHTLLEAFVLVSLVVFLFLGDWRSTLIPTLAVPVSLIGTFFFLQLFGLSINLITLFALVLAIGVVVDDAIVVVEAVHAKMHEKHLSPYRATQEVVHEISGAIIAITLVMTAVFVPVTFMTGPVGTFYRQFGITMATSIVLSGVVALTLTPVLCAMILKPHTGQPTKRGPLGMLLHLFDRAVEKVTGGYAAFLRPVVTRRMLTMLVITGFGVGIFLVNTHLPSGFIPLEDQGMIYGIIQTPPGSTIEYTNAKSHELQEIAKSIEGVNSVSSLAGYEVLTEGRGSNAGTCLINLKSWADRKMTSKQIIERLEEECSKMSNVKLEFFEPPAVPGFGAAGGFSTRVLDKTNSMNYQQLGEVTDKFMAALSKRKEVKGLFTFFASNYPQYEIVIDNDVAMQKGVSIAKAMDNLSIVVGSTWEQGFIRFGQFYKVFVQALPEFRRFPEDFQNMFVKNDKGEMVPYSSFMTLKKRQGLNEINRYNLYPSAAIQGAPAPGFSSGQAIKAIQEVAAQTLPPGYGLGWEALSYDEADKGNLAIFIFLIVVIFVYLVLVGQYESFILPLAVILSLPIGIFGSFLFLQAMGLSNDVYAQIGLVMLVGLLGKNAILIVEFAVQRHREGLSIQEAAIEGGKLRFRPILMTSFAFIAGLIPLVRASGPGAIGNRTIGTTAVGGMLVGTVIGVLFIPGLYYLFGKMADGKKLLEDEVDEPLSEIVKH; this is encoded by the coding sequence GGCGCCAGCGCGAACGTGCTGGTCGACTCGGTCCTGGTCATCCTGGAGCAGGCGATCAACGGCGTGCCGGACATGCGCTACATGGCCTCGGCCGCCACCAGCGCCGGCGAAGCCACGATCATGATCATCTTCGAGCCCGGGACGGACCCGAACGTGGCGGTCTTGAACGTGCAGAACCGGATCCAGACCGTGAAGAACCGGCTTCCACCCCTGGTGGAGCGGGAAGGCATCATCGTCATGCAGGCCATGACGAGCATGCTCATGTATGTGAACATCTTCAGCACCGACGAGAGCCACGACCAGAACTTCCTCTACAACTACGCCTTCGTCAATCTCCTGCCCGAGATCAAGCGGGTCCGGGGCGTCGGCAGCGCCACGATCCTCGGCAGCCGCCAGTACGCGATGCGGGTCTGGCTGAACCTCGACCGCATGAGGGCCTACAACGTCTCCGCCGACGACGTCATGAAGGCCGTGGGCGAGCAGAGCATGATCGGCTCGCCCGGGCGACTCGGGCAGGCGACCGGCACGAAGTCGCAATCGGTCGAATACGTGCTCACGTGGGTGGGCCGCTACAGCGAGCCGAAGCAGTATGAGGACATCATCCTCAAGGCGAATCCCGACGGCGAGATCCTGCGGCTCAAGGACGTCGCCAAGGTCGACCTGAGCGCCTCGTATTACAACATCTACTCGGACATCGACGGCCATCCCTCGGCCGCCATCGTCCTGAAGCAGCTCCCCGGCACCAACGCCGCCGTCGTCATCGAGGAGGTCAAGGAGAAGCTCAAGGAGATCAAGGAGGCGTCCTTCCCCCCCGGCATGACGTTCGAGGTCAGCTACGACGTCTCCAGCTTCCTGGAGGCCTCCATCGAGCAGGTGCTGCACACGCTCCTGGAAGCCTTCGTGCTGGTGTCGCTGGTGGTCTTCCTGTTCCTCGGCGACTGGCGTTCCACGCTGATCCCGACGCTGGCGGTCCCGGTGTCGTTGATCGGCACCTTCTTCTTCCTGCAGCTGTTCGGCCTGTCGATCAATCTCATTACGCTCTTCGCCCTGGTGCTGGCGATCGGCGTCGTGGTCGACGACGCGATCGTGGTGGTCGAGGCCGTGCACGCCAAGATGCACGAGAAACATCTATCGCCCTATCGAGCGACGCAGGAGGTCGTGCACGAGATCAGCGGCGCGATCATCGCCATCACGCTCGTGATGACGGCGGTGTTCGTCCCCGTGACCTTCATGACGGGCCCGGTGGGCACCTTCTACCGCCAGTTCGGCATCACGATGGCCACGTCGATCGTCCTCTCCGGCGTCGTGGCCTTGACGCTCACGCCGGTCCTCTGCGCGATGATCCTCAAGCCGCACACGGGCCAGCCGACGAAGCGCGGGCCGCTGGGCATGCTGCTGCATCTCTTCGACCGCGCCGTCGAGAAGGTCACCGGCGGATATGCGGCGTTCCTGCGGCCGGTGGTCACGCGCCGCATGCTGACCATGCTGGTCATCACGGGATTCGGCGTCGGCATCTTCCTGGTGAACACGCACCTCCCGTCGGGCTTCATCCCGCTGGAGGACCAGGGCATGATCTACGGGATCATCCAGACGCCGCCGGGCTCGACGATCGAGTACACCAACGCCAAGTCGCACGAGCTGCAGGAGATCGCCAAGAGCATCGAGGGGGTCAACTCCGTCTCCTCGCTGGCCGGCTACGAGGTGCTGACGGAGGGCCGCGGCTCGAACGCGGGGACCTGCCTCATCAACCTGAAGAGCTGGGCCGACCGCAAGATGACCTCGAAGCAGATCATCGAGAGGCTCGAAGAGGAATGCAGCAAGATGTCCAACGTGAAGCTCGAGTTCTTCGAGCCGCCCGCGGTGCCCGGCTTCGGCGCGGCCGGCGGGTTCTCCACGCGCGTGCTGGACAAGACGAACTCGATGAACTACCAGCAGCTGGGCGAGGTGACCGACAAGTTCATGGCCGCCCTGTCGAAGCGCAAGGAGGTGAAGGGGCTGTTCACCTTCTTCGCCAGCAACTATCCGCAATATGAGATTGTCATCGACAACGACGTGGCCATGCAGAAGGGCGTGTCGATCGCCAAGGCGATGGACAACCTGTCGATCGTCGTCGGCAGCACCTGGGAGCAGGGCTTCATCCGATTCGGCCAGTTCTACAAGGTCTTCGTGCAGGCGCTGCCGGAGTTCCGGCGGTTCCCCGAAGATTTCCAGAACATGTTCGTGAAGAACGACAAGGGGGAGATGGTCCCCTACTCCTCGTTCATGACTCTCAAGAAGCGACAGGGCCTCAACGAGATCAACCGCTACAACCTGTATCCATCGGCCGCCATCCAGGGGGCTCCGGCGCCCGGCTTCAGCAGCGGCCAGGCGATCAAGGCGATCCAGGAGGTCGCCGCCCAGACGCTGCCCCCCGGATACGGCCTGGGGTGGGAGGCCCTCTCTTACGACGAGGCGGACAAGGGGAACCTGGCGATCTTCATCTTCCTGATCGTCGTGATCTTCGTGTACCTGGTGCTGGTCGGTCAGTACGAGAGCTTCATCCTGCCGCTGGCGGTGATCCTGTCGCTGCCGATCGGGATCTTCGGGTCGTTCCTGTTCCTCCAGGCCATGGGGCTGTCCAACGACGTCTACGCCCAGATCGGCCTGGTCATGCTGGTCGGCCTGCTGGGCAAGAACGCGATCTTGATCGTCGAGTTCGCGGTGCAGCGCCACCGCGAGGGGCTGAGCATCCAGGAGGCGGCGATTGAGGGCGGCAAGCTGCGCTTCCGGCCGATCTTGATGACGTCCTTCGCCTTCATCGCGGGCCTGATCCCGCTGGTCCGCGCCAGCGGCCCCGGGGCGATCGGCAACCGCACGATCGGCACCACCGCGGTCGGCGGCATGCTCGTGGGCACCGTGATCGGCGTGCTGTTCATCCCCGGGCTCTATTACCTGTTCGGCAAGATGGCCGACGGCAAGAAGCTCCTCGAAGACGAGGTGGACGAGCCGCTGAGCGAGATCGTCAAGCATTGA